The following proteins are co-located in the Thermodesulfobacteriota bacterium genome:
- a CDS encoding glycosyltransferase family 4 protein encodes MKYSVLYNEAQSGPPGEDGGTAAPETRLQRMKVLIYTHEFPPFLGGLATTSLKLASGLLASGLDVSVLAPGYGKSAHGDDGGLGVRVTRIPSLGAGLAKAVPFADIVLGRMHLSRAVAAEQPDAVLFVTEEAEAAGGLLPSYPFVPIPRVAGSGITTCFLGNNPLKRLMRRPMARLYRSSPLVIAVSESTRGLLREVGVPPEKIKVIYNGVEDEMLSKAPDAAKVEALRRRYGIPPGAKVLVTVARVLPRKGQDTVIKSLPAVLAEFPDTYYMIVGDGRYVQSFGELARSLGVSERVIFTGGVGHSDVADYFDLSDAFVMPNRYWNDKIEGLPNVLLEASARGKPVIAGNHGGSVEAVGDGVTGFLVDPESVSAVSGAVLKLFRDAGLARGMGEKGRARVSGRHTMKVMMENYASAIRGAVESWSRGAAQDA; translated from the coding sequence ATGAAATATAGTGTATTATACAATGAAGCGCAATCGGGGCCGCCCGGGGAGGACGGCGGGACGGCGGCGCCCGAGACGCGGCTCCAACGCATGAAGGTCCTTATATATACGCACGAATTCCCGCCCTTTCTGGGCGGGCTCGCGACGACGTCGTTAAAGCTCGCAAGCGGGCTTCTGGCCTCGGGGCTCGATGTTTCGGTGCTCGCCCCCGGATACGGAAAGAGCGCCCACGGGGACGACGGCGGCCTCGGCGTCAGGGTTACGAGGATTCCTTCGCTCGGCGCGGGGCTTGCGAAGGCTGTCCCCTTCGCGGACATAGTTCTCGGACGCATGCATCTCTCACGCGCCGTCGCCGCCGAGCAGCCCGACGCCGTCCTTTTCGTAACGGAGGAAGCCGAGGCCGCGGGCGGCCTCCTCCCGTCTTATCCTTTCGTCCCGATACCGAGGGTCGCGGGGTCGGGGATAACGACGTGCTTTCTCGGGAATAATCCTTTAAAGCGTCTCATGCGCCGTCCGATGGCGAGGCTCTACAGGAGCTCGCCGCTCGTCATCGCGGTGAGCGAAAGCACCAGGGGGCTCCTTCGCGAAGTCGGCGTCCCGCCCGAAAAGATAAAGGTGATATATAACGGCGTCGAGGACGAGATGCTGAGTAAAGCTCCGGACGCCGCGAAGGTCGAAGCCCTCCGCCGGAGGTACGGTATACCCCCGGGGGCGAAGGTGCTTGTCACTGTCGCAAGGGTGCTCCCGCGAAAGGGGCAGGATACCGTCATAAAGTCGCTCCCTGCCGTTCTCGCGGAATTCCCGGATACCTATTACATGATCGTCGGCGACGGGAGATACGTCCAAAGCTTCGGGGAGCTCGCGCGGAGCCTCGGGGTTTCGGAGAGGGTTATATTCACGGGCGGCGTCGGGCATTCGGACGTCGCCGATTATTTCGATCTTTCCGACGCATTCGTAATGCCGAACAGGTACTGGAACGACAAGATAGAAGGGCTTCCGAACGTCCTCCTCGAAGCCTCGGCCCGTGGTAAGCCCGTCATCGCCGGGAATCACGGCGGGTCCGTCGAGGCCGTCGGGGACGGCGTCACCGGGTTTCTCGTGGACCCCGAAAGCGTAAGCGCCGTATCCGGGGCCGTGCTGAAACTTTTCAGGGACGCCGGGCTTGCGCGCGGGATGGGCGAGAAGGGAAGGGCCCGCGTCTCGGGGCGCCACACCATGAAGGTGATGATGGAGAATTACGCCTCGGCAATAAGGGGCGCGGTCGAAAGCTGGAGCAGGGGGGCGGCGCAGGATGCCTGA